In Halogeometricum borinquense DSM 11551, a single genomic region encodes these proteins:
- the sfsA gene encoding DNA/RNA nuclease SfsA: MDSLLTIDDELCTGTIVDRPNRFVVRVRFEDEPERVFLGDPGALEGTIEPGHEILCAPVDDPERATDYDAIAVHVDTVYVSVRPALANDLFERALGRNAIPAFDGYTCRKREPALPDHGRTDFRLETPSGNTASVEIKSCTHVEDRIAKFPDRQTERGRRHLRSLEALCEDGHETHVVFVVQRPDVERFRPYRDVDPEFAELLSQVQETGVGVHAITTSFKPPHYVLRKDDLPVDID; this comes from the coding sequence ATGGACTCGCTACTCACGATCGATGACGAGCTATGCACTGGAACCATCGTCGACCGGCCCAATCGGTTCGTCGTCCGCGTTCGGTTCGAAGACGAGCCAGAACGTGTCTTCCTCGGGGACCCTGGCGCGCTCGAAGGGACGATCGAACCGGGACACGAGATTCTCTGTGCACCAGTCGACGATCCGGAGCGGGCGACAGACTACGACGCTATCGCCGTCCATGTTGACACCGTGTACGTGAGCGTTCGACCGGCGTTAGCGAACGACCTCTTCGAGCGCGCACTCGGCCGCAACGCGATTCCTGCGTTCGACGGATACACCTGCCGAAAACGAGAACCTGCGCTGCCCGACCACGGCCGGACGGATTTCCGTCTCGAGACACCGAGCGGCAACACCGCCTCCGTCGAAATCAAATCCTGCACCCACGTCGAAGACCGCATCGCCAAGTTTCCAGATCGGCAGACTGAGCGTGGTCGGCGTCACCTCCGAAGCCTCGAAGCGCTCTGTGAAGACGGCCACGAGACGCATGTCGTGTTCGTGGTGCAGCGACCTGACGTCGAACGCTTCCGACCCTACCGAGATGTCGATCCGGAGTTCGCCGAACTACTCAGCCAGGTGCAGGAAACTGGGGTGGGCGTACACGCGATAACCACCTCGTTTAAGCCGCCCCACTACGTGCTTCGGAAAGACGATCTGCCCGTGGACATCGACTGA